The Candidatus Bathyarchaeota archaeon genome contains a region encoding:
- a CDS encoding NADH-quinone oxidoreductase subunit B family protein, whose amino-acid sequence MGITMWSRLRSPWLLHFNTGGCNGCDIEVLAALTPRYDLERFGCLLKGSPRHADVMVVTGPVTRQVRDRLIRVYEQMPEPKFVVAVGACACSGGVFRGCYNVYPGLDAVLPVDAYIPGCPPKPEAIINGVAALLAKLGGKL is encoded by the coding sequence TGGCTTCTACATTTTAACACGGGAGGATGTAACGGCTGTGATATAGAGGTTCTCGCAGCTTTAACCCCCAGATACGACTTGGAAAGGTTTGGTTGCCTGCTTAAAGGTAGCCCCAGACACGCGGACGTTATGGTTGTTACCGGGCCGGTAACTAGGCAGGTTAGAGACAGACTCATAAGGGTTTACGAGCAGATGCCTGAGCCTAAGTTCGTGGTGGCCGTGGGCGCGTGTGCATGTAGCGGTGGGGTCTTCCGGGGATGCTACAACGTGTATCCGGGCTTAGACGCGGTCCTTCCGGTAGACGCGTATATACCTGGGTGTCCACCCAAGCCTGAGGCTATAATAAACGGGGTCGCGGCTTTGTTAGCTAAACTCGGCGGTAAGCTATGA